A part of Capsicum annuum cultivar UCD-10X-F1 chromosome 6, UCD10Xv1.1, whole genome shotgun sequence genomic DNA contains:
- the LOC107876028 gene encoding protein REDUCED CHLOROPLAST COVERAGE 3 isoform X2, with protein sequence MAPRSGRGKGNKAKTEKKKKEEKVIPSVLDITVVTPYDTQVVLKGISTDKILDVRKLLAANVGTCHFTNYSLSHEVKGPKLNDKLDVATLKPCLLRMVEEDYTEESQVVDHVRRLLDIVACTTRFAKPKPGKFAAPGGAVTCSESRAKKSKAQRNASSRPTSPPSDGAAPPSSEHSAPAAQEENDMVAIHPIPKLSDFYEFFSFSHLSPPILSLKRVVCNNAKTKRDGDYFELQIKICNGKTLQVVAAAKGFYTLGKPLMQIHCLVDLLQQLSQAFANAYESLMKAFTEHNKFGNLPYGFRANTWLAPPSLVDTASNFTPLPVEDESWGGNGGGQGRNGEHDDLRSWATDFAVLAKLPCKTEEERVVRDRKAFLLHNLFLDVSIFKAVSAIYQVMDSTSRDTSNCAPGSVLSEDRIGDLSIIVKRDLGDASLKEVKVIGSRDSNVSAEDVDRRNLLKGVTADESVVIHDTSSLCVVVVKHCGYTAVVKVVGEVDSSLPQDIKIDDQPDGGANALNINSLRLLLHKPMTAVFSGGGQLPRSDLDDRANSMSLVHKIIKDGLIKLQGMDDKSKGSIRWELGSCWVQHLQKQETTAEDTVGNDGKAEPIVKGLGKQFKMLKKREKRPGNVGSMDDNEADDVTASTLNTESSLTEPSNGNPKCEAEWMRFISREAYLRLKESGLDLHLKSVDELVGMAQKYYDEVALPKLVTDFASLELSPVDGRTLTDFMHLRGLRMCSLGRVVDLAEKLPHIQSLCIHEMVTRAFKHVLRAVIASVDNVANLSAAIASSLNFLFGSSTTQDSDENHILKMQWLRKFLVERFGWRLKDEFQQLRKLTVLRGLCHKVGLELVPKDYDMECPYPFSKSDVISVVPLCKNVGCSSADGRTLLESSKVALDKGKLEDAVMYGTKALAKMIAVCGPYHRATASAYSLLAVVLYHTGDFNQATIYQQKALDINERELGLDHPDTMKSYGDLSVFYYRLQHIELALKYVNRALFLLHFTCGLSHPNTAATYINVAMMEEGMGNVHIALRYLHEALKCNQRLLGVDHIQTAASYHAIAIALSLMEAYSLSVQHEQTTLQILQAKLGADDLRTQDAAAWLEYFESKALEQQEAARTGAPRLDASIASKGHLSVSDLLDYISPGQGSKSIEAQRKRRSKMLPVDDQSQKGQHDGRSNNPITQDVTENPVTIVEVNKKEDSIERVATHEVKGINIEEPVEVIHETSSDEGWQEANSKTRMGHGSGKMFHRRQPGLAKIKTNMEYSFPRDSSSRKEVASQGQKVVSKNGLGKFSTAKQLKAASFSSSEKSTKLATKMTVAEVSRTSYVTVPSPPASLATMASKFLSYKEVAVSPPGTVLKPLLEKVEELNEDKTDSQICISPTETSEEDGRHSVTTEATPANDREVQGIHEDEVQISGSESDKFSLESEDVSCSSNEEKCLRRNGSKLSAAAEPFNPGAYHLTQMLISAAVTSVYDVRASQGLLSEPVGFPSIAERVPCGPRSPLYHRTMKNGYVKYQNPAAEISSYDSPRIMNPHAPAFVPRKTQPTTATSEDSKVAIDADSSTGLNNSVAIVSAEEKLDKKSTANVKNGRSTKSSSHADREELAREIQNSFIVRSKQNNSDVASEFPVGTKKSEFLVSSAKASTHSATKLQSGTEGKKELLTEANKYSGPKSVDVNKNKLEDGEGFLPVVRRRRSRRQFAHGINGLYSQQSICA encoded by the exons ATGGCACCAAGATCAGGCAGGGGAAAGGGAAACAAAGCTAAaacagaaaaaaagaagaaagaagagaaag TGATTCCAAGTGTTCTTGACATAACTGTCGTCACTCCCTATGACACTCAAGTTGTTCTCAAG GGCATATCGACGGACAAGATACTGGACGTGAGGAAGCTACTAGCTGCCAATGTTGGAACATGTCATTTCACCAACTATTCCTTGTCTCACGAG GTGAAAGGACCAAAACTAAATGACAAGTTAGATGTTGCGACTCTGAAGCCATGTTTGCTGAGAATGGTTGAAG AGGATTACACGGAGGAGTCTCAGGTAGTGGATCATGTCCGGAGATTACTCGACATCGTCGCCTGCACTACCCGCTTCGCCAAACCTAAGCCCGGAAAATTCGCCGCACCCGGCGGCGCCGTCACCTGTTCGGAATCTCGGGCCAAAAAGTCCAAGGCGCAGCGAAATGCTTCAAGCCGGCCAACCTCACCGCCGTCAGATGGAGCGGCGCCACCTTCATCGGAGCATTCAGCTCCGGCGGCGCAGGAAGAGAATGATATGGTGGCGATTCATCCAATTCCTAAGTTATCTGATTTCTATGAGTTCTTCTCTTTCTCTCACCTCTCTCCGCCTATACTCA GTTTGAAAAGAGTGGTTTGTAACAATGCTAAAACAAAGCGAGATGGCGATTATTTCGAATTACAG ATTAAGATATGCAATGGAAAGACATTGCAAGTGGTTGCAGCAGCAAAAGGTTTCTACACTTTGGGAAAACCACTTATGCAAATCCATTGCTTGGTTGATCTTCTGCAACAGCTCAGCCAAGCTTTTGCTAAT GCATATGAATCCTTGATGAAGGCATTTACAGAACATAACAAG TTTGGTAATCTTCCGTATGGTTTCCGCGCCAACACTTGGCTTGCCCCTCCATCCCTTGTTGATACTGCATCAAACTTCACTCCCCTTCCAGTGGAAGATGAGAGTTGGGGTGGCAATGGCGGAGGTCAGGGAAGGAATGGAGAGCATGATGACCTTAGATCATGGGCCACAGATTTTGCAGTACTGGCAAAACTTCCTTGCAAAACTGAGGAGGAGAGGGTCGTTCGAGATCGAAAGGCTTTTTTGCTTCATAATCTTTTCCTTGACGTCTCCATTTTTAAAGCTGTCTCAGCCATATACCAAGTCATGGATTCAACTTCGAGGGATACCTCAAATTGTGCTCCGGGTTCAGTACTCTCTGAGGATCGCATTGGTGACTTGTCTATTATAGTTAAAAGAGATCTCGGGGATGCTAGCCTGAAAGAAGTGAAAGTTATCGGCAGTAGAGATTCTAATGTATCTGCTGAGGATGTTGATCGAAGAAATTTACTTAAAGGAGTAACTGCTGATGAAAGTGTTGTCATACAT GACACATCCTCATTGTGCGTGGTGGTTGTGAAACATTGTGGTTATACAGCAGTTGTGAAAGTTGTTGGTGAAGTGGATAGTAGTCTGCCTCAAGATATCAAAATCGATGACCAACCAGATGGGGGAGCCAATGCACTCAACATCAACAG CTTACGCCTTCTGCTCCACAAGCCAATGACTGCTGTTTTTTCTGGAGGTGGTCAATTGCCCCGGTCTGATTTGGACGACCGTGCAAATTCAATGTCTTTGGTCCATAAAATCATTAAGGATGGTTTGATTAAGTTACAGGGGATGGATGATAAATCCAAAGGGTCCATCAGATGGGAACTTGGTTCTTGTTGGGTTCAACATCTACAAAAGCAGGAAACAACAGCAGAAGACACGGTTGGAAATGATGGTAAGGCTGAACCTATAGTTAAGGGACTTGGAAAGCAGTTTAAAATGCTCAAAAAGAGGGAAAAGAGACCAGGTAATGTTGGTTCCATGGATGACAATGAAGCTGATGATGTGACAGCCAGCACTCTGAACACAGAAAGTAGCTTGACGGAACCAAGCAACGGCAACCCAAAATGTGAAGCTGAATGGATGAGATTTATCTCTCGAGAAGCTTACCTTCGTTTGAAAGAAAGTGGGCTGGATCTCCATCTGAAG TCAGTGGATGAACTTGTCGGAATGGCACAAAAGTATTATGATGAAGTTGCTCTCCCTAAGCTG GTTACAGACTTTGCATCATTGGAACTTTCTCCAGTTGATGGACGCACCCTTACCGACTTCATGCATCTAAGAGGATTAAGAATGTGTTCTCTGGGTCGTGTG GTTGATCTAGCAGAGAAGCTTCCTCACATACAGTCACTTTGTATTCATGAGATGGTTACTCGAGCTTTCAAGCATGTACTTAGAGCTGTCATTGCCTCCGTTGACAATGTGGCCAACTTGTCCGCCGCTATAGCCTCATCCTTAAACTTCTTGTTCGGGTCCTCTACCACACAAGACAGTGATGAAAACCACATTCTCAAGATGCAATGGTTACGGAAATTTCTGGTTGAAAGATTTGGTTGGAGATTAAAAGATGAATTCCAACAGTTGAGGAAATTGACAGTCCTCCGCGGGCTTTGTCATAAG GTTGGATTAGAGTTGGTTCCAAAAGATTATGATATGGAATGCCCATACCCCTTCAGTAAAAGTGATGTTATCAGCGTAGTTCCTTTGTGTAAA AATGTTGGATGCTCATCTGCTGATGGACGGACTTTACTTGAATCATCTAAGGTTGCTCTTGACAAAGGGAAGTTGGAAGATGCTGTTATGTATGGAACAAAG GCCCTGGCAAAAATGATAGCTGTATGTGGACCCTATCACCGTGCCACTGCAAGTGCATATAGCCTCCTAGCAGTTGTCCTTTATCACACTGGAGATTTCAATCAG GCAACAATTTATCAACAGAAAGCATTGGATATCAATGAAAGGGAGCTAGGACTTGACCATCCAGATACAATGAAAAGTTATGGGGATCTTTCTGTGTTCTACTATCGTCTCCAACACATTGAATTGGCTCTAAA GTATGTCAACCGTGCTTTATTTCTTCTCCACTTCACATGTGGACTATCTCACCCAAACACGGCTGCCACATATATAAATGTGGCTATGATGGAAGAGGGCATGGGAAATGTACATATTGCTCTTAGATATTTACATGAAGCCCTTAAATGCAACCAAAGATTACTGGGAGTAGATCATATACAg ACTGCTGCCAGCTATCATGCCATAGCCATAGCTCTTTCTCTCATGGAAGCATATTCACTGAGTGTGCAACATGAGCAAACTACATTGCAGATTCTTCAAGCAAAACTAGGAGCAGATGATCTCCGTACTCAG GATGCTGCTGCATGGCTTGAATACTTTGAGTCGAAAGCCTTAGAGCAGCAAGAAGCTGCAAGAACAGGAGCTCCGAGACTAGATGCATCCATTGCTAGCAAAGGTCACCTCAG TGTGTCAGACCTACTGGATTACATTAGTCCTGGCCAGGGTTCAAAGTCCATAGAAGCGCAGAGGAAACGGCGTTCAAAG ATGTTGCCAGTAGATGATCAATCTCAAAAAGGACAGCATGATGGAAGAAGTAACAACCCCATCACTCAGGATGTTACAGAAAATCCCGTTACCATAGTAGAAGTTAACAAGAAAGAAGATAGCATAGAGAGGGTCGCTACTCACGAAGTAAAAGGCATTAATATTGAGGAACCAGTGGAAGTAATACACGAAACAAGCTCTGATGAAGGATGGCAAGAAGCAAATTCGAAAACAAGGATGGGACATGGCAGTGGCAAGATGTTCCACCGAAGGCAGCCCGGTCTTGCCAAGATCAAGACAAACATGGAATACTCTTTCCCCAGAGACAGCAGTTCCAGGAAAGAAGTTGCTTCACAGGGACAAAAAGTGGTATCTAAGAATGGTTTGGGTAAATTTTCTACTGCAAAGCAACTAAAGGCTGCTAGCTTCAGTTCTTCTGAAAAGTCAACAAAACTTGCGACTAAAATGACTGTTGCCGAAGTTTCTCGCACATCATATGTCACTGTTCCATCTCCTCCTGCCTCTCTTGCTACGATGGCTTCAAAATTCTTATCATACAAAGAAGTAGCAGTGTCGCCACCAGGTACGGTTCTAAAGCCTTTATTGGAGAAAGTAGAAGAATTAAATGAGGATAAAACTGATTCCCAGATCTGCATTAGTCCAACTGAAACATCAGAAGAGGATGGAAGGCACTCAGTGACCACAGAAGCTACACCTGCCAATGATCGAGAAGTACAAGGAATCCATGAAGATGAAGTCCAGATAAGTGGATCTGAGTCGGATAAATTTTCCCTGGAGTCTGAAGATGTTTCATGTTCAAGTAATGAGGAAAAATGTTTACGACGAAATGGGAGTAAGCTATCTGCGGCTGCTGAACCATTCAATCCAGGTGCCTACCATTTGACTCAAATGTTGATTTCTGCTGCTGTCACTAGTGTCTATGATGTTAGAGCCAGCCAAGGCTTACTTTCTGAACCAGTGGGATTTCCATCAATTGCTGAGAGAGTTCCTTGCGGTCCCAGATCACCTTTGTACCACAGGACAATGAAAAACGGATATGTGAAGTACCAAAACCCTGCTGCTGAAATAAGCAGTTATGATTCTCCAAGAATCATGAATCCACATGCACCTGCGTTTGTTCCAAGGAAAACACAGCCAACAACTGCTACAAGTGAAGATTCAAAAGTGGCTATTGATGCTGATTCTTCCACAGGGTTGAATAACTCTGTCGCAATAGTTTCAGCAGAGGAGAAGCTTGATAAAAAGTCTACAGCTAATGTCAAAAATGGTAGATCGACAAAAAGCAGTTCACATGCTGACAGAGAAGAGCTAGCTAGGGAAATACAAAATAGCTTCATTGTGAGGTCGAAACAGAATAATTCAGATGTTGCGAGTGAATTTCCAGTTGGTACAAAGAAGTCTGAGTTCTTAGTTAGCTCTGCCAAAGCAAGTACACATAGTGCTACTAAATTGCAGAGTGGAACTGAAGGGAAAAAGGAACTTTTGACAGAAGCAAATAAATATAGCGGGCCAAAGTCAGttgatgtaaataaaaataagcTTGAGGATGGAGAAGGTTTTTTGCCTGTGGTAAGACGAAGAAGAAGCAGGCGACAATTTGCCCATGGAATAAATGGTTTGTACAGTCAGCAGTCTATCTGTGCTTAA
- the LOC107876028 gene encoding protein REDUCED CHLOROPLAST COVERAGE 3 isoform X1 has protein sequence MAPRSGRGKGNKAKTEKKKKEEKVIPSVLDITVVTPYDTQVVLKGISTDKILDVRKLLAANVGTCHFTNYSLSHEVKGPKLNDKLDVATLKPCLLRMVEEDYTEESQVVDHVRRLLDIVACTTRFAKPKPGKFAAPGGAVTCSESRAKKSKAQRNASSRPTSPPSDGAAPPSSEHSAPAAQEENDMVAIHPIPKLSDFYEFFSFSHLSPPILSLKRVVCNNAKTKRDGDYFELQIKICNGKTLQVVAAAKGFYTLGKPLMQIHCLVDLLQQLSQAFANAYESLMKAFTEHNKFGNLPYGFRANTWLAPPSLVDTASNFTPLPVEDESWGGNGGGQGRNGEHDDLRSWATDFAVLAKLPCKTEEERVVRDRKAFLLHNLFLDVSIFKAVSAIYQVMDSTSRDTSNCAPGSVLSEDRIGDLSIIVKRDLGDASLKEVKVIGSRDSNVSAEDVDRRNLLKGVTADESVVIHDTSSLCVVVVKHCGYTAVVKVVGEVDSSLPQDIKIDDQPDGGANALNINSLRLLLHKPMTAVFSGGGQLPRSDLDDRANSMSLVHKIIKDGLIKLQGMDDKSKGSIRWELGSCWVQHLQKQETTAEDTVGNDGKAEPIVKGLGKQFKMLKKREKRPGNVGSMDDNEADDVTASTLNTESSLTEPSNGNPKCEAEWMRFISREAYLRLKESGLDLHLKSVDELVGMAQKYYDEVALPKLVTDFASLELSPVDGRTLTDFMHLRGLRMCSLGRVVDLAEKLPHIQSLCIHEMVTRAFKHVLRAVIASVDNVANLSAAIASSLNFLFGSSTTQDSDENHILKMQWLRKFLVERFGWRLKDEFQQLRKLTVLRGLCHKVGLELVPKDYDMECPYPFSKSDVISVVPLCKNVGCSSADGRTLLESSKVALDKGKLEDAVMYGTKALAKMIAVCGPYHRATASAYSLLAVVLYHTGDFNQATIYQQKALDINERELGLDHPDTMKSYGDLSVFYYRLQHIELALKYVNRALFLLHFTCGLSHPNTAATYINVAMMEEGMGNVHIALRYLHEALKCNQRLLGVDHIQTAASYHAIAIALSLMEAYSLSVQHEQTTLQILQAKLGADDLRTQDAAAWLEYFESKALEQQEAARTGAPRLDASIASKGHLSVSDLLDYISPGQGSKSIEAQRKRRSKHMTLTPCSMLPVDDQSQKGQHDGRSNNPITQDVTENPVTIVEVNKKEDSIERVATHEVKGINIEEPVEVIHETSSDEGWQEANSKTRMGHGSGKMFHRRQPGLAKIKTNMEYSFPRDSSSRKEVASQGQKVVSKNGLGKFSTAKQLKAASFSSSEKSTKLATKMTVAEVSRTSYVTVPSPPASLATMASKFLSYKEVAVSPPGTVLKPLLEKVEELNEDKTDSQICISPTETSEEDGRHSVTTEATPANDREVQGIHEDEVQISGSESDKFSLESEDVSCSSNEEKCLRRNGSKLSAAAEPFNPGAYHLTQMLISAAVTSVYDVRASQGLLSEPVGFPSIAERVPCGPRSPLYHRTMKNGYVKYQNPAAEISSYDSPRIMNPHAPAFVPRKTQPTTATSEDSKVAIDADSSTGLNNSVAIVSAEEKLDKKSTANVKNGRSTKSSSHADREELAREIQNSFIVRSKQNNSDVASEFPVGTKKSEFLVSSAKASTHSATKLQSGTEGKKELLTEANKYSGPKSVDVNKNKLEDGEGFLPVVRRRRSRRQFAHGINGLYSQQSICA, from the exons ATGGCACCAAGATCAGGCAGGGGAAAGGGAAACAAAGCTAAaacagaaaaaaagaagaaagaagagaaag TGATTCCAAGTGTTCTTGACATAACTGTCGTCACTCCCTATGACACTCAAGTTGTTCTCAAG GGCATATCGACGGACAAGATACTGGACGTGAGGAAGCTACTAGCTGCCAATGTTGGAACATGTCATTTCACCAACTATTCCTTGTCTCACGAG GTGAAAGGACCAAAACTAAATGACAAGTTAGATGTTGCGACTCTGAAGCCATGTTTGCTGAGAATGGTTGAAG AGGATTACACGGAGGAGTCTCAGGTAGTGGATCATGTCCGGAGATTACTCGACATCGTCGCCTGCACTACCCGCTTCGCCAAACCTAAGCCCGGAAAATTCGCCGCACCCGGCGGCGCCGTCACCTGTTCGGAATCTCGGGCCAAAAAGTCCAAGGCGCAGCGAAATGCTTCAAGCCGGCCAACCTCACCGCCGTCAGATGGAGCGGCGCCACCTTCATCGGAGCATTCAGCTCCGGCGGCGCAGGAAGAGAATGATATGGTGGCGATTCATCCAATTCCTAAGTTATCTGATTTCTATGAGTTCTTCTCTTTCTCTCACCTCTCTCCGCCTATACTCA GTTTGAAAAGAGTGGTTTGTAACAATGCTAAAACAAAGCGAGATGGCGATTATTTCGAATTACAG ATTAAGATATGCAATGGAAAGACATTGCAAGTGGTTGCAGCAGCAAAAGGTTTCTACACTTTGGGAAAACCACTTATGCAAATCCATTGCTTGGTTGATCTTCTGCAACAGCTCAGCCAAGCTTTTGCTAAT GCATATGAATCCTTGATGAAGGCATTTACAGAACATAACAAG TTTGGTAATCTTCCGTATGGTTTCCGCGCCAACACTTGGCTTGCCCCTCCATCCCTTGTTGATACTGCATCAAACTTCACTCCCCTTCCAGTGGAAGATGAGAGTTGGGGTGGCAATGGCGGAGGTCAGGGAAGGAATGGAGAGCATGATGACCTTAGATCATGGGCCACAGATTTTGCAGTACTGGCAAAACTTCCTTGCAAAACTGAGGAGGAGAGGGTCGTTCGAGATCGAAAGGCTTTTTTGCTTCATAATCTTTTCCTTGACGTCTCCATTTTTAAAGCTGTCTCAGCCATATACCAAGTCATGGATTCAACTTCGAGGGATACCTCAAATTGTGCTCCGGGTTCAGTACTCTCTGAGGATCGCATTGGTGACTTGTCTATTATAGTTAAAAGAGATCTCGGGGATGCTAGCCTGAAAGAAGTGAAAGTTATCGGCAGTAGAGATTCTAATGTATCTGCTGAGGATGTTGATCGAAGAAATTTACTTAAAGGAGTAACTGCTGATGAAAGTGTTGTCATACAT GACACATCCTCATTGTGCGTGGTGGTTGTGAAACATTGTGGTTATACAGCAGTTGTGAAAGTTGTTGGTGAAGTGGATAGTAGTCTGCCTCAAGATATCAAAATCGATGACCAACCAGATGGGGGAGCCAATGCACTCAACATCAACAG CTTACGCCTTCTGCTCCACAAGCCAATGACTGCTGTTTTTTCTGGAGGTGGTCAATTGCCCCGGTCTGATTTGGACGACCGTGCAAATTCAATGTCTTTGGTCCATAAAATCATTAAGGATGGTTTGATTAAGTTACAGGGGATGGATGATAAATCCAAAGGGTCCATCAGATGGGAACTTGGTTCTTGTTGGGTTCAACATCTACAAAAGCAGGAAACAACAGCAGAAGACACGGTTGGAAATGATGGTAAGGCTGAACCTATAGTTAAGGGACTTGGAAAGCAGTTTAAAATGCTCAAAAAGAGGGAAAAGAGACCAGGTAATGTTGGTTCCATGGATGACAATGAAGCTGATGATGTGACAGCCAGCACTCTGAACACAGAAAGTAGCTTGACGGAACCAAGCAACGGCAACCCAAAATGTGAAGCTGAATGGATGAGATTTATCTCTCGAGAAGCTTACCTTCGTTTGAAAGAAAGTGGGCTGGATCTCCATCTGAAG TCAGTGGATGAACTTGTCGGAATGGCACAAAAGTATTATGATGAAGTTGCTCTCCCTAAGCTG GTTACAGACTTTGCATCATTGGAACTTTCTCCAGTTGATGGACGCACCCTTACCGACTTCATGCATCTAAGAGGATTAAGAATGTGTTCTCTGGGTCGTGTG GTTGATCTAGCAGAGAAGCTTCCTCACATACAGTCACTTTGTATTCATGAGATGGTTACTCGAGCTTTCAAGCATGTACTTAGAGCTGTCATTGCCTCCGTTGACAATGTGGCCAACTTGTCCGCCGCTATAGCCTCATCCTTAAACTTCTTGTTCGGGTCCTCTACCACACAAGACAGTGATGAAAACCACATTCTCAAGATGCAATGGTTACGGAAATTTCTGGTTGAAAGATTTGGTTGGAGATTAAAAGATGAATTCCAACAGTTGAGGAAATTGACAGTCCTCCGCGGGCTTTGTCATAAG GTTGGATTAGAGTTGGTTCCAAAAGATTATGATATGGAATGCCCATACCCCTTCAGTAAAAGTGATGTTATCAGCGTAGTTCCTTTGTGTAAA AATGTTGGATGCTCATCTGCTGATGGACGGACTTTACTTGAATCATCTAAGGTTGCTCTTGACAAAGGGAAGTTGGAAGATGCTGTTATGTATGGAACAAAG GCCCTGGCAAAAATGATAGCTGTATGTGGACCCTATCACCGTGCCACTGCAAGTGCATATAGCCTCCTAGCAGTTGTCCTTTATCACACTGGAGATTTCAATCAG GCAACAATTTATCAACAGAAAGCATTGGATATCAATGAAAGGGAGCTAGGACTTGACCATCCAGATACAATGAAAAGTTATGGGGATCTTTCTGTGTTCTACTATCGTCTCCAACACATTGAATTGGCTCTAAA GTATGTCAACCGTGCTTTATTTCTTCTCCACTTCACATGTGGACTATCTCACCCAAACACGGCTGCCACATATATAAATGTGGCTATGATGGAAGAGGGCATGGGAAATGTACATATTGCTCTTAGATATTTACATGAAGCCCTTAAATGCAACCAAAGATTACTGGGAGTAGATCATATACAg ACTGCTGCCAGCTATCATGCCATAGCCATAGCTCTTTCTCTCATGGAAGCATATTCACTGAGTGTGCAACATGAGCAAACTACATTGCAGATTCTTCAAGCAAAACTAGGAGCAGATGATCTCCGTACTCAG GATGCTGCTGCATGGCTTGAATACTTTGAGTCGAAAGCCTTAGAGCAGCAAGAAGCTGCAAGAACAGGAGCTCCGAGACTAGATGCATCCATTGCTAGCAAAGGTCACCTCAG TGTGTCAGACCTACTGGATTACATTAGTCCTGGCCAGGGTTCAAAGTCCATAGAAGCGCAGAGGAAACGGCGTTCAAAG CACATGACCTTAACCCCATGTTCG ATGTTGCCAGTAGATGATCAATCTCAAAAAGGACAGCATGATGGAAGAAGTAACAACCCCATCACTCAGGATGTTACAGAAAATCCCGTTACCATAGTAGAAGTTAACAAGAAAGAAGATAGCATAGAGAGGGTCGCTACTCACGAAGTAAAAGGCATTAATATTGAGGAACCAGTGGAAGTAATACACGAAACAAGCTCTGATGAAGGATGGCAAGAAGCAAATTCGAAAACAAGGATGGGACATGGCAGTGGCAAGATGTTCCACCGAAGGCAGCCCGGTCTTGCCAAGATCAAGACAAACATGGAATACTCTTTCCCCAGAGACAGCAGTTCCAGGAAAGAAGTTGCTTCACAGGGACAAAAAGTGGTATCTAAGAATGGTTTGGGTAAATTTTCTACTGCAAAGCAACTAAAGGCTGCTAGCTTCAGTTCTTCTGAAAAGTCAACAAAACTTGCGACTAAAATGACTGTTGCCGAAGTTTCTCGCACATCATATGTCACTGTTCCATCTCCTCCTGCCTCTCTTGCTACGATGGCTTCAAAATTCTTATCATACAAAGAAGTAGCAGTGTCGCCACCAGGTACGGTTCTAAAGCCTTTATTGGAGAAAGTAGAAGAATTAAATGAGGATAAAACTGATTCCCAGATCTGCATTAGTCCAACTGAAACATCAGAAGAGGATGGAAGGCACTCAGTGACCACAGAAGCTACACCTGCCAATGATCGAGAAGTACAAGGAATCCATGAAGATGAAGTCCAGATAAGTGGATCTGAGTCGGATAAATTTTCCCTGGAGTCTGAAGATGTTTCATGTTCAAGTAATGAGGAAAAATGTTTACGACGAAATGGGAGTAAGCTATCTGCGGCTGCTGAACCATTCAATCCAGGTGCCTACCATTTGACTCAAATGTTGATTTCTGCTGCTGTCACTAGTGTCTATGATGTTAGAGCCAGCCAAGGCTTACTTTCTGAACCAGTGGGATTTCCATCAATTGCTGAGAGAGTTCCTTGCGGTCCCAGATCACCTTTGTACCACAGGACAATGAAAAACGGATATGTGAAGTACCAAAACCCTGCTGCTGAAATAAGCAGTTATGATTCTCCAAGAATCATGAATCCACATGCACCTGCGTTTGTTCCAAGGAAAACACAGCCAACAACTGCTACAAGTGAAGATTCAAAAGTGGCTATTGATGCTGATTCTTCCACAGGGTTGAATAACTCTGTCGCAATAGTTTCAGCAGAGGAGAAGCTTGATAAAAAGTCTACAGCTAATGTCAAAAATGGTAGATCGACAAAAAGCAGTTCACATGCTGACAGAGAAGAGCTAGCTAGGGAAATACAAAATAGCTTCATTGTGAGGTCGAAACAGAATAATTCAGATGTTGCGAGTGAATTTCCAGTTGGTACAAAGAAGTCTGAGTTCTTAGTTAGCTCTGCCAAAGCAAGTACACATAGTGCTACTAAATTGCAGAGTGGAACTGAAGGGAAAAAGGAACTTTTGACAGAAGCAAATAAATATAGCGGGCCAAAGTCAGttgatgtaaataaaaataagcTTGAGGATGGAGAAGGTTTTTTGCCTGTGGTAAGACGAAGAAGAAGCAGGCGACAATTTGCCCATGGAATAAATGGTTTGTACAGTCAGCAGTCTATCTGTGCTTAA